AGCGAGATTGACTTCGTTATACACGAAAAGATAATTGGTGTCAAGGGGCTTATGCTGTATCGGATCAGATCGTGTTAAACATTTCCTCTCTTTCTAAACTCCAGCATGAGTTGTTCCCCAAGTAGCTCACAGCCTACTATTACTACTACCATGCATTCCCAGCGTTGCACTACAGCGGGGAACGGGATACACTGTACGCCAAGTCGATTACAATGCAGGAGGAAGAGATGGCAGAGACGCTAACGCAGGGCATTATCGCGTTGCTTGGGCAAGGAAAGCTATCCGGTGAAATTATCGGCATGGGCTTTAGGCCGGGGACGGTGTACGCTATCCAGCGCAGATGGCGACAAGAGCACGCCAAAGCTCCGACTGTTCAAGGCAAGGAAGATGCCCAGTCTGATCCCGAAATAGTCCAGATGAGAAAGAAGATGGAAGAGATCGAGAAGGAGTTGAGCAGGTTGAAGATGCCTTCCGACGTAGCCATCCTGATCGCTGCAGCCCGGCAAGCGGGTAAGGACAAGCGTGATAACTGTCCCTATGAGAAGGAGGGCTGGTGCGCGGTTTGGGATTGGAAAAGCCCGGAAGAGATTCCCAACGCCATAGGGAAGCCCGTTTCGATTGAGAGGGAAAAACCCGTGGGGCGTATCAGGCTTTCACCGCTTTACTGCGCCATGTGTAGTGTTCTACTTGAGGAATACTTGACCCAGCCGGAAGACCGCATCTCTGATTAACCCTACGCCTGACGGTTTACACCGCCCTGCTTCATAGCAGCAGTATCATACTTGGCCCCTCGCCCGGCGCATGATCTTTAATCATGTGTGCATCAGTCTCACTGCCTAGCGCATAATAGCACGGCTCCGAAAAGGGAACTCATCCAGCGAGCCTACGAAAGTCGCAAAACTGGTAGGTCCGGAAGGACTTCGTCTTCGACGGACAATCATTTTGACGAAATTCAATATTGCATTACAACATAGACATGGTTAAGATGGACTTGAACCTTGCCTCAGCCTGACCAGAAGCTTGAACCTCCCAATGCCGTCCTCCGTAGAAGGACCTTGGTCGCCCAAAAGCCTCGCTGGTGGGCTAGAATTCTCTGAAGGCCAATTCAGCAGGTATGGAAGATATTGCCCTGGTCAAAGACTTTGCTGTTATCATGGTGACTGCCGGTGCAGTGACACTGCTGTTCCGCAAGTTGAACCAACCGCTCATAATCGGCTATCTCATAGGAGGAATCCTCCTCGGTCCCTATAGCCTCTCCTTCCCCGGCGTGGGTGATCCAAACACGATCAGGCTGCTTGCGGATTTGGGACTGGTGCTCATTCTCTTCGCCCTAGGCCTCGAATTCGGTTGGGGCAAGATTCGACAAATGGGCATCGCAGTGATGTTTATCGCAGTAGTAGAAAGCCTCACCATGATCTGTATTGGGTACGGACTGGGGAGGTTGCTAGGGTGGGGGAGCAAAGAAAGTCTTTTCCTTGGAGCAGCCCTCGTAGTCACCAGCACTGCCATCATCGGGAAGACGATGAAAGATGCCGGGGAGTCAAACCGCTCCTTCTCGCCAGTTGTCATAGGCGTCAGTGTGGTGGAAGATTTCATCGCGGTAATACTCATCGCCGTCCTCGCCGGTATGGCAACAACCGGCACTGCCGATCTGAGTGACATCGGTTCACTGGTTTTTCGACTATTGATTTTCCTTATCGTTTCTCTCAAACTTGGCCCATTCATCGTTCGCCGGATTATCAACTACACCCATCAATTTCAGTCCGAAGAAGTACTCCTCATCGTCAGTTTGGGCCTCTGCTTCGGGATGGCTGTAATTGGCGATACCCTGGGGCTATCCGCAGCCGCTGGTGCGTTCATTATGGGAGCTCTCATTGGCGATACGCAACACTCTCCAGCCATCACCAAAGCGGTAACGCCTATTAAGGATATGTTCGCGGCCATCTTCTTTATCACCATCGGCATGTTGGTTAACATCCGGGATATCAAGGATTTCATCATCCCGACGATCGCCGTTTTTATGGTTTTCGTGTTGGGGAAAATACTGATCAATACGCTGGCGACTCTCATGGTCGGCTACAAGTTGAAGACCTCCCTCGAGGTAGGAATGCGCCAACCGGTGATGGGGGAGCTGTCTCTGGCTACAGCCAAAGTGGGGGCAGACAGTGGAGTTGTTATCGCTCCTCTTTATCCGGTTATCGCTCTGGTAACAGGATTGACTTCATTTACTGGCCCTTATATTGCGCACTCAGTGACGCATGTGGCGGATTTTGTCGATCGAAAATCACCGCGCCTATTACGGACCTATGGATATTGGGTCAATGAATGGGGTCATATACTCCATGTTGCGTTGACACCCAGAGATGAGTTGGCCCAAACACTACGTCATAGCGTCAAGATTATCTTGACTCACCTCCTCGTGGTGGCACTCATTATCGGCACGGGGAGTCTCACACTTCAATTCATCGATACCCTGAGCTTCCTCAAGAATGTACGGTTGGATATTATTGGCATTTGTTACACTCTATTCTTGCTCGCCGTGTGTATGCCCTCTTTTGTTATCATATGGCGAAACACCCGAATCATCGTGGATGAGAGCACAAAGTACATCCTCAGGAGGAGGAGATCGCCCAAGGGGTGGCGATATGAGACGCTACACGTGGTTATTCGGGATACCATGCTGCTTGCTCTGTCGATATTCATTATCTTGTGGTTTGTCCCTCTCATTTCCGATCTCCTTGCCATTGGATCGTATGCCCTGGCCATACCCGTTCTGTTCTTAGCCTTTCTCCTATTCTTGACGGTACGATCGGTCAGGAACATTCACCGCAAGCTGGCGAAAATGCTCAGTTTGGCTCGTCTTGAGAACCATTCTCCCGCACCGCCAGACCCTAACACATTCGAGATTCCACCAGAGGATGATCAGATGGTTGACTCATAGAAGAAATTCGGCCAGGGGAAATGGAAGCGGAATGATGGCTCAAATCAGTTGTACACGGATCAGTCCCGTCGGGATGATGGATAGTCGCGCCGAAGCTCGGCTAGAGATTTGGTCGTTTTACAGTAATATGAAAGCATGGCGGGCATGATGGATGATGGCAGCACTCGGTTCGGATAGCAGAAGACGGGCGAGGAAAACCTAGGAAAGAATCTCCGAATGAGGTGACCTCTGGGGCAATTAAGGATCCCGTTGTGGGAGAGACTGACTTTAGTTTATTGCAGAAGCCAAGCGCGGGACTCGTTTTTCAGATTAGGTTTCTGTTTACGCCAATAACCACGCCGTAGATGTGACTATCGCGTCCACTGCCTCCATTATGGTCCGTCGTACCAGGGTACCGAATCAGGTGGACCACTTTGTCCTGATGACACAATATAATATTGCCGGGAGAGGGTGTCATCTTTCGGTCGACGAGAATCACATCGTCTTCCTTCACATCCAGGCTCGGTTCAAGGCAGAAACCTTTTGCCAGAACACCTACGATGTTGTCGCTCAAGTGCTCTGATAGCCCCCAATAGACATAACTCACTACTTCAGGTACCTCGGATTGTATTTCTGCAAGAACAGGAATCCGCGCCAGCCTCGGCATATCAAGCTCAGCCAAGGATTGTTGAGCGTTCTCAGGAGGAGTCACACGCTCCTCTCTATTTTCAATATATCCGGCTGCCTCGTATAATTCCTGTGGCGAGACTTGGAGTGCCTCGGCAAGTGACAGAAATGTCACAGC
The nucleotide sequence above comes from Dehalococcoidia bacterium. Encoded proteins:
- a CDS encoding cation:proton antiporter, with translation MEDIALVKDFAVIMVTAGAVTLLFRKLNQPLIIGYLIGGILLGPYSLSFPGVGDPNTIRLLADLGLVLILFALGLEFGWGKIRQMGIAVMFIAVVESLTMICIGYGLGRLLGWGSKESLFLGAALVVTSTAIIGKTMKDAGESNRSFSPVVIGVSVVEDFIAVILIAVLAGMATTGTADLSDIGSLVFRLLIFLIVSLKLGPFIVRRIINYTHQFQSEEVLLIVSLGLCFGMAVIGDTLGLSAAAGAFIMGALIGDTQHSPAITKAVTPIKDMFAAIFFITIGMLVNIRDIKDFIIPTIAVFMVFVLGKILINTLATLMVGYKLKTSLEVGMRQPVMGELSLATAKVGADSGVVIAPLYPVIALVTGLTSFTGPYIAHSVTHVADFVDRKSPRLLRTYGYWVNEWGHILHVALTPRDELAQTLRHSVKIILTHLLVVALIIGTGSLTLQFIDTLSFLKNVRLDIIGICYTLFLLAVCMPSFVIIWRNTRIIVDESTKYILRRRRSPKGWRYETLHVVIRDTMLLALSIFIILWFVPLISDLLAIGSYALAIPVLFLAFLLFLTVRSVRNIHRKLAKMLSLARLENHSPAPPDPNTFEIPPEDDQMVDS
- a CDS encoding helix-turn-helix transcriptional regulator, producing MSLGQYIKQARGKRGLSQWDLARLSGLTRSHLSRLELDSYQHSSAVTFLSLAEALQVSPQELYEAAGYIENREERVTPPENAQQSLAELDMPRLARIPVLAEIQSEVPEVVSYVYWGLSEHLSDNIVGVLAKGFCLEPSLDVKEDDVILVDRKMTPSPGNIILCHQDKVVHLIRYPGTTDHNGGSGRDSHIYGVVIGVNRNLI